CTGCTGGACCAGAACGACCGGACCGCCGTCATCCACGCCGACATGCGCTCGACGGACGAGATCTTCTCCCACCCCGACACCCAGCGCCTGATCGACTTCTCACAGCCGGTCGCCGTGCTGTTCAACTCCGTCTTCCACTGCATCCCGGACAGCGACACCGACGGTCCCACGGCGGTCATCAAGCGGGTCACCGAGCGACTGGTGCCCGGGAGCTACGCGGTGATGTGCCAGTTGGTCAGTGAGAAGGCCGAGGTGCGGGAGTTCGTCACCGACTTCATGAACCAGGCCACGCAGGGGCACTGGGGGCGGGTTCGCGAACCCAAGGACGTCGAGGCGTACTTCGAGGGCATGGACATCCTGGAGCCGGGCCTGGTGGAGGTCTCCACCTGGCGCCCGGACAACGAGGTGGTGCCGCGTCAGCTCACCGACGAGTGGATCGAGTTCGGCGGTCTGGGCCGTATCCGCTAGAGCGGAGAACGACCCGGAGACAGTGCTCGGGGCCGCGCGCGACGCGTGCGGCCCCTCGGTCATGCCCAGGCTCGTCGGCCCTGCCTCGACGTCACTTCTCCGGGTAGCGCAGCGCCATCGTCTCGCGCAGCAGCTCCCGTGACTCGCGCGGAGTCAGCGCCTCGTCGGCCAGGCGGTCCAGCGCGACCCGGTACTCCTCGGTCTCGTCGCGGTCCTCGAGGAAGTTGGCGCTCTTGATGTGCTCCAGGTACACCACGTCGGGCAGGTCGGCGCCGCCGAAGCGCAGATAGGTGACGGGGATCGCGGGCGCCGACGCGTTCGTCACGTCCAGCGGCACGATCTGCAGCGTCACATGGGGCTGCTCGGCCATCGTGACCAGGTGCGCGAGCTGCTCCCGCATGACGTCGCGGCTGCCCAGCACACGCAGCAGCACGGACTCGTCGATGATCGCCCACAGTTGCGGGGCGTCACCGCGCCGCAGCAACTCGGCGCGGCGCATGCGCAGTTCGACGCGCCGCCGGACCTCGCCCTCGGGCGCGTTCGGCAGCCCGCGCTCGACCACGGCCCGGGTGTAGCCCGCGGTCTGGAGCAGACCGGGGACGTACTGGATCTCGAAGGTACGGATGGTCGCCGCGGCCTCCTGGAGGCCCACGAGGCGGTCGAACCACTCGGGCATCAGGCGCTTGTCGTACCGCTGCCACCAGCCCGGTTCGCCGGCGCGCTGCAGCAGCTTGAGCAGGACCGAGGCCTCGTAGTCGTCGGTGCCGTACCGCTCCAGCAGCGCACGGACGTCGGTCTCCGTAGGGGGCCTGCGGCTCTTGCCCGACTCGATGCGGGAGAGCTTCGCCGCGCTGAACCCGAGGTCGCGTGCCGCCTGGTCCTGGGACAGACCGGCGTCCTCACGGAAACCCGCCAGCTGGACGCCGACCAGCATCTTCAGCAGAGTCGGGGCGGGCTCGACCCGGTCCAGATACGGTTCGAGTCGGGAGATGCGATGCGACGCGGCGGACATCCTGGCTCCCAGCAGACCGGCAGACTTGAGAACCCACACTATCTCATCCCGGTTGTGCCCGCCGCATCCGCCCGTGGAAAATGGGTAGTTGGCCTCCACTCGGCGGCCGGGGCCGCTCCCGCCCGGGGTGATCGCGTCCGCCTCACAGGAGGTGGTCGAACTCGCCCTCCTTCGCCCCGGCCAGGAAGGCGGCCACCTCTCCGGAGGTGTACACGAGTGCGGGGCCGTCCGGATCGCGGGAGTTGCGCATCGCGATGCCTCCGTCCACGAGGGCGACCTCGACGCAGTTGCCCTCGGCGTTGCTGTGCCGACTCTTCATCCAGCAGGCGTCCAACGAGCTGGCCTGCACTCCGTTGCGCACTGATGGCACCGCGATCTCCTTGCCGTTCGGGGGAGCGGACCGAGTCCCGTCGGCCCAAGTGCGCTCCCATCCGATTTTTTTCGCGCAATTTCTCGTGCAATTGCACGCGAGCGCTGTCAGCGTGGATAATAGCCGTGGCGTCAACCCCCCGGTCGGCGCCCTGTTCTGACGTCGCATCAGGGAGATGCCGTGTCG
This region of Streptomyces ambofaciens ATCC 23877 genomic DNA includes:
- a CDS encoding SAM-dependent methyltransferase, which translates into the protein MQADKQLSTEIDANVPTAARMYDYYLGGKDNYAADRAAVGELDKVVPSTRRLALNNRRFLQRVVRTLVKDYGIRQFLDHGSGLPTQDNVHQVAQRVAPDSRVVYVDNDPMVLVHGRALLDQNDRTAVIHADMRSTDEIFSHPDTQRLIDFSQPVAVLFNSVFHCIPDSDTDGPTAVIKRVTERLVPGSYAVMCQLVSEKAEVREFVTDFMNQATQGHWGRVREPKDVEAYFEGMDILEPGLVEVSTWRPDNEVVPRQLTDEWIEFGGLGRIR
- a CDS encoding helix-turn-helix domain-containing protein translates to MSAASHRISRLEPYLDRVEPAPTLLKMLVGVQLAGFREDAGLSQDQAARDLGFSAAKLSRIESGKSRRPPTETDVRALLERYGTDDYEASVLLKLLQRAGEPGWWQRYDKRLMPEWFDRLVGLQEAAATIRTFEIQYVPGLLQTAGYTRAVVERGLPNAPEGEVRRRVELRMRRAELLRRGDAPQLWAIIDESVLLRVLGSRDVMREQLAHLVTMAEQPHVTLQIVPLDVTNASAPAIPVTYLRFGGADLPDVVYLEHIKSANFLEDRDETEEYRVALDRLADEALTPRESRELLRETMALRYPEK
- a CDS encoding DUF397 domain-containing protein; protein product: MPSVRNGVQASSLDACWMKSRHSNAEGNCVEVALVDGGIAMRNSRDPDGPALVYTSGEVAAFLAGAKEGEFDHLL